One genomic region from Rhizomicrobium palustre encodes:
- a CDS encoding GNAT family N-acetyltransferase, translating to MALTIRKAGPQDVKTLVRLNRPVQALHHDAQDWLFKAETEDAALEAYFASVIANPTHTILMAFWDEEAAGYLFYEARERPASLLTKANRSLFIHHLSVDEVHRRKGIGRVLMAAVDLAADGFDFVEVDFWSFNGEAREFYAACGYGVSRERWWKRR from the coding sequence ATGGCGCTGACAATACGAAAAGCGGGGCCGCAGGACGTGAAAACATTGGTCCGCCTCAACCGCCCGGTTCAGGCGCTGCACCATGACGCCCAGGACTGGCTTTTTAAGGCGGAAACTGAAGACGCCGCTCTCGAGGCCTATTTCGCGAGCGTGATCGCAAACCCCACCCACACGATTCTTATGGCTTTTTGGGATGAGGAGGCTGCGGGCTATCTCTTCTATGAAGCGCGGGAGCGGCCAGCCTCGCTCCTCACCAAGGCGAACCGCAGTCTCTTCATCCACCACTTAAGCGTGGACGAGGTGCACCGGCGCAAAGGCATTGGCCGGGTGCTGATGGCGGCGGTGGATTTGGCGGCCGATGGCTTCGATTTCGTGGAGGTGGATTTCTGGTCCTTCAACGGCGAGGCGCGCGAATTTTATGCGGCTTGTGGCTATGGCGTAAGCCGCGAGCGCTGGTGGAAGCGGCGCTGA
- a CDS encoding methyl-accepting chemotaxis protein translates to MRLSDYSVNTKVIVAFGCILAAMIGFGVFSHFCTAAVNDAAQELGFKNVPKTQQLAGLRYNSTRFRAIQGAMLLASTPEQRSAALTRLKDVRATVNGLTKGATAAAENDAERAIAGRIAQAWGVYNPSLEKLQEIESTQGAKAAAAYYDGPLQAEFDTLRNEVTAGLDFYKTQAGVIAKKSHDAYGFADIGNYVAMAFASLLALIAGWVLSRSVSQPLTTLSGVMQELTRGRMNTEIPYAGGKDEVGALADAMAEFRNQLNAAERAKEEQTQLIVASVGMGLEHLAKGDLTHRIDVALSGPFAKLKSDFNTAVGRLEETLQRISAHSREISSGAGEISSATDALSLRTERQAASLEETAAAMEEITTTVKRTAASSRDVDKSIAAASADAAEGGRVVDSAIKAMDSISQSSKKITDIIGVIDEIAFQTNLLALNAGVEAARAGEAGKGFAVVASEVRGLAQRSGEAAKEIKTLIQASSAFVADGVELVGESGQALRRIVGQVQSIATLAQGMAKAAEEQAGGVGEVNSAVAQMDQMTQQNAAMYEEASAAAKNLAHETLQLDQEIAFFHVSGMARHAASMKLRKAG, encoded by the coding sequence ATGCGCCTCAGCGATTATTCGGTGAACACCAAAGTTATAGTTGCCTTCGGCTGCATTCTCGCAGCGATGATCGGCTTTGGCGTCTTTTCGCATTTCTGCACCGCTGCCGTGAACGATGCGGCACAGGAGCTCGGCTTCAAGAACGTGCCGAAAACGCAGCAGCTTGCGGGGCTGCGCTATAACTCCACGCGCTTTCGCGCGATCCAAGGCGCAATGCTGCTGGCCAGCACCCCCGAGCAGCGTTCCGCCGCACTAACACGCTTGAAGGACGTCCGCGCTACGGTGAACGGCTTGACCAAAGGTGCCACTGCCGCGGCCGAAAACGATGCGGAACGCGCCATCGCCGGGCGTATCGCGCAAGCCTGGGGCGTTTACAATCCAAGCCTTGAAAAACTGCAGGAGATCGAATCCACCCAGGGCGCTAAGGCCGCTGCGGCTTATTACGACGGCCCCTTGCAGGCCGAGTTTGACACCTTACGCAACGAAGTGACCGCCGGGCTGGATTTCTACAAGACCCAAGCGGGTGTGATCGCCAAGAAAAGCCACGACGCCTATGGCTTCGCCGATATCGGAAATTATGTAGCGATGGCTTTCGCAAGCCTGCTCGCGTTGATCGCGGGTTGGGTCTTGAGCCGCAGCGTATCCCAGCCGCTCACCACTCTATCTGGTGTGATGCAGGAGTTGACGCGTGGACGGATGAATACGGAAATTCCTTATGCAGGCGGCAAGGACGAAGTGGGCGCGCTGGCCGATGCCATGGCCGAGTTCCGCAATCAGCTGAATGCGGCTGAACGGGCCAAGGAAGAACAGACCCAGCTCATCGTCGCCAGTGTTGGCATGGGGCTGGAACATCTCGCCAAGGGTGATCTCACACATCGCATTGATGTTGCCCTGAGCGGGCCCTTCGCCAAGCTGAAGAGCGATTTCAACACGGCTGTGGGGCGACTGGAAGAAACCTTGCAGCGCATTTCCGCACACTCCCGCGAAATCTCCAGCGGCGCGGGCGAAATATCCTCGGCCACCGACGCCCTGTCGCTGCGCACGGAGCGTCAGGCCGCGAGCCTGGAAGAAACCGCGGCCGCGATGGAAGAGATCACCACCACGGTGAAGCGCACCGCCGCAAGCTCGCGCGATGTCGATAAATCCATCGCCGCGGCATCGGCAGATGCGGCAGAGGGGGGACGCGTGGTCGATAGCGCCATCAAGGCTATGGATTCGATTTCGCAATCCTCCAAGAAGATCACCGACATCATCGGCGTTATCGACGAGATCGCTTTCCAGACCAATCTTCTGGCGCTGAATGCCGGAGTAGAAGCGGCGCGCGCGGGCGAGGCGGGCAAAGGCTTTGCCGTGGTGGCAAGCGAAGTGCGTGGTTTGGCTCAGCGTTCCGGCGAGGCCGCCAAGGAGATCAAAACCCTGATCCAGGCTTCCAGTGCGTTTGTTGCGGATGGTGTGGAGCTGGTGGGCGAATCCGGTCAGGCGCTGCGGCGTATCGTGGGGCAGGTGCAAAGCATCGCCACTTTAGCGCAAGGCATGGCGAAAGCGGCGGAAGAGCAGGCGGGCGGCGTCGGCGAGGTCAACTCCGCCGTCGCACAGATGGATCAGATGACCCAGCAGAATGCCGCCATGTATGAAGAGGCTTCTGCGGCTGCGAAGAACTTGGCGCATGAAACGCTGCAACTCGATCAGGAAATCGCTTTTTTCCACGTCAGCGGCATGGCACGGCATGCCGCCTCGATGAAGCTCAGGAAAGCGGGCTAG